The window GGAGGCAGGGTCCCGGTCGGCGCGGAGGGAAGGTCGGTGACGAGCGTGCTGGGCGACGGGTCCGGCAGCTCCGACGGGTCGAACGGCTTCGGAGCGTCCGGCAGATCGAGGTCTTCCTCGCCGGGACGCTGGCCGGTCGAGTCCTCTTGGGGCACCTGTCCGGTGTGCTCGTCGGGCACCTGTCCCGAGGTCTCTTCGGGCACCTGGCCCGAACGCGCGGGTGTCGTGGGTGTCGTTGAGGGAGTGAGTGTCCCGGGTGCCGTCGAGGTCGTGGCGGTCGCGGGTGTCGCGGGAGTCGTGTCGGTCGTCGGAGTCGTGGAGGACGTGGGGGCGGTTGGGGTGCCCGACTGGCCCTCGCCCGGATTCGCGTCCTTCAGCAGGTCGGGAAAGGACGGGATGTCGATCTTGGGCACACTGATGTGCTCCGGCGACACCCCGTCTCCCGCGCTGTGCCCGCCATGCCGGCCGCCACCTTCGAGGGCCCCGCCGATCGCTTCGGAGAGCGTGCCCAGCCCGAGGTTCTGCCCGGGACTGAAGACGTTGGTCACCGCGGTCGTGGTCAGACCGGTCAGAGCGCCGTGAGTGACATTGCCGAGGAAGGAGTCGGCGAACTTCGGGGCCAGGTGGCGCATGATCTGCCCCAGCCCCCCGCCGAGGGCCCCGCCGATCGCACCCATCTCCGCCGCGCCCTTGGTCTTGCTCAGGTCCCAGTGCGTGCGGTCGCCCTTCAGGAACTGGATGACCTGCACCGCGACATCCATGCCGACCTGCATCACGATGTTCGACAGAACCGCGATGAACAGCTCCCGCAGGATCGCCTGAACCGCGAACCGGCCCGCCGTGATCACGGCCGGAATCGCCGCCGACCCGAACAACGTGGCCGTCAGATACGCGATTTCCGCGGCCATCCATGCCAGATTCAGGATGATCATGTACTTCGCGTACTCGATCTCCAGCGCGATGTTGTCGGCCATCACACCGAGTTGCGCGGCCGACGTCGCCATCACGGGCAGAGTCGAACTCAGGGCCGTGACGAACTGCCCGAACTGCTCCGCCGGAGCCCCGGCCATGCTCTCGAACGTCGCCGCCGTCGCCGGATTGAGTTCCCCCAGGAGCTGGTTGATCTCCTGCGCCGCCGCGTTCCAGACCGCACCGAGTTCGGCGAGCTTGTCCTCGTTCCCCTTCGGGAACTCGTCCCCGACGGCGATCTTGGCGACGAATCCCAATTCCGGTGGTAGCTGGATGCTCATGAGTTACGAGACCTCTCCCACCGGAAACAACACGTCAGCCGCGCGTGGAACCGCGGTGCGAACCACCGGACGTGTGGGTGTCCGGGACGGAAGGCGTGTGGGTGTCGGTGGTACCGCGCTCGAAACTGCGGGCGGTCTTCGTGTTCTGGTCCTCGGTCGCGTTGAAGCCCTTCGCCATGGTCTCCAGTCCGTCAGCCGTGCTGTCCAGCACCTCGACGAGCCCCTTGAGCCCGTCGACCATGTCTTTCCGAGGGGTGAGGTACTGCTCCGCGAAAGCCTTTCCCATGGAGTCGTCGCCCCAGCAGTCGCCGAGCTCGTTCAGGCGCGACTCGAGCCGGGTGACGAGCTGCCTCATCTGGTCGGAATAGGCCCGCACGTTGGGAGCGTTCTTCGCCAGCGCGTCAGGGTCCACCGCGAAGTAGTTGGAAGACACCGCGACCTCCTTCTCACATCAGCTCAGGGGGAGAAAACCCCGGACTCCGGGATTGTTCGGGATTGTGGATTCCGGGGTTTCGTCAGGCGACCGGAGGCCGTGCGATACGGGGGCCGGACCCTCGGCCGGGACGGCCGCTGGCGATGTACTCCTGGACCTCGTCCGCCATGGGCGGCGTCTCCGGCAGCAGTCCGCCCAGATCGGCCTTGCCCTGGAGCAGGTCGGCGGCGGACATCCCCGCGGGAAGGTGACCGGACAGGACCTCGGCGACGTCCGCCATGGCTGTCGCCCGGGCCTTCTGGATGGTCGTGATGAGCATCTGGGAGAGCTCCACGGGAGCCATGCGCTTGTAGGCGCCGGTAGGGAACTCGATCTCCGTGACCTCGCCCTGCGAGTTGACGGTGACCTTCAGAGCCTGCCGGGGAGCCGTCGCGCTCGCCTTGACCTCACGCATCCTGCGCTGCAGTTCGCCGACCTGCGCGCGCTCCCTGCGATACGCGCCCAGCAGCTCTTCTATGTGCTGGTCGTACGGACTCGACATGGTGCTCCTCTCCCACCTGCTGTGACGCCCCCGCCCAGCGGGGAAGCTTGCGCCCCGGTCACGCAGAGTCGTCAGGGACAGCAAACATGCCGCCGAGTGCTCCGTAAGCCTGATTCGGCAGGTCATGACCCGAAGGACACCGACCTCTGCCCCAACGACCCGGTACGGCGGACGCGGCGGAAATTCCCGGCACGTCCGCCGCACCGTTCGCGCGCCGTTCGCGGCTCTGGGCGGTCAGCCGATCTCGTCGGCCCGCTGGGGAGCCGCCCCCCAGGAGTCGGCGCCCTGCCTCAGCAGGTCGGCGATGCCGCGGCCGCTCTTCGCCTCGTCACCGTCCTCCTCCGGGCCGTCCTCGTCCTCCTCGTCCTCATCCTCGTCATCAGGCACTTCCGCGGTGCTGAGCAGCATCCCGGCGTACCCCGTGACCGGCGGCGGCAG of the Streptomyces sp. T12 genome contains:
- a CDS encoding WXG100 family type VII secretion target, yielding MSSNYFAVDPDALAKNAPNVRAYSDQMRQLVTRLESRLNELGDCWGDDSMGKAFAEQYLTPRKDMVDGLKGLVEVLDSTADGLETMAKGFNATEDQNTKTARSFERGTTDTHTPSVPDTHTSGGSHRGSTRG
- a CDS encoding YbaB/EbfC family nucleoid-associated protein, yielding MSSPYDQHIEELLGAYRRERAQVGELQRRMREVKASATAPRQALKVTVNSQGEVTEIEFPTGAYKRMAPVELSQMLITTIQKARATAMADVAEVLSGHLPAGMSAADLLQGKADLGGLLPETPPMADEVQEYIASGRPGRGSGPRIARPPVA